The proteins below are encoded in one region of Pelagicoccus sp. SDUM812003:
- a CDS encoding glucosaminidase domain-containing protein, with amino-acid sequence MSPKRTPNLSLLRGVTFGNRGDYQTWMLAASGICLILIAAYSLFNVVEEVIMEDQERRIEHVDLPDFASIGDVRARKQAFFDFLEPFVAEANREILQERAEVLKLQQYFERHQKLSGSRLEALNDYLERYKLEPVETASKRTFERLLLRVDTIPVSLALAQAAIESGWGTSRFARQGNNLFGMWCYDPGCGIVPKRRPAGRTYEVAAYESPRQSFYAYLTNLNTNDSYAALREIRAAFRDASREPSGHDLAEGLVRYSQERWEYVGKVRRMISQNNLDSRT; translated from the coding sequence ATGAGTCCAAAACGCACACCAAATCTGTCTTTGCTCCGCGGGGTGACCTTCGGAAATCGAGGCGACTACCAGACCTGGATGCTGGCCGCGTCCGGCATCTGTCTCATCCTCATCGCTGCCTATTCGCTCTTCAACGTGGTGGAGGAAGTCATCATGGAGGATCAGGAGCGACGCATCGAACATGTCGATTTGCCGGATTTCGCCAGCATCGGCGACGTGCGGGCGCGCAAGCAGGCGTTTTTCGACTTCTTGGAGCCGTTCGTGGCGGAGGCCAATCGCGAAATCCTCCAGGAACGGGCCGAGGTCCTGAAGCTTCAGCAGTACTTCGAACGCCACCAGAAGTTGAGCGGATCCCGATTGGAAGCCCTGAACGACTACCTCGAGCGCTACAAGCTGGAGCCGGTGGAGACCGCCTCCAAGCGCACGTTCGAGCGCTTGCTCCTTCGCGTGGACACCATCCCGGTTTCGCTCGCCTTGGCTCAGGCGGCGATAGAAAGCGGCTGGGGCACCTCTCGCTTCGCTCGGCAAGGCAACAACCTTTTCGGCATGTGGTGCTACGATCCCGGCTGCGGCATCGTGCCTAAGCGCCGACCGGCAGGTCGCACCTACGAGGTGGCGGCCTACGAATCGCCCCGTCAGTCGTTCTACGCCTACCTGACCAATTTGAACACCAACGATTCCTACGCGGCGCTTCGCGAAATTCGGGCTGCGTTTCGCGACGCCAGTCGCGAGCCGAGCGGACACGACTTGGCGGAAGGATTGGTGCGCTACTCCCAGGAGCGTTGGGAATATGTGGGCAAGGTACGCCGCATGATC
- a CDS encoding ABC transporter permease, with protein MISKLGRESIRIVGEFGELTRFSARASVALPKQRHILEKLVRSIFEIGVRCVPITLIVGLFTGLVLGLQLFYVLTKFSSESLLGQAVALSIILEIGPVFTAIMIVGQAGSALSAEIGIQRNAEQIDALKTMQIDPIGFLVSPRLWAAMICFPILTCFFDIVGIFGGHLTGVELLGVDQGAYWNRIYEAVSLKNIGDGFLKAVVFGVVTTLICSFQGYFTHLKASIPGARGVSQTTTRAVVYSSIAILMFDYLITSFQMTR; from the coding sequence ATGATTAGCAAACTAGGTAGAGAGTCCATCCGCATCGTGGGAGAGTTCGGGGAACTGACACGTTTCTCGGCTCGAGCCAGCGTAGCTCTGCCCAAGCAGCGCCACATCCTCGAGAAACTGGTTCGGTCCATCTTCGAGATCGGCGTTCGCTGCGTGCCCATCACCCTGATCGTCGGCCTCTTCACTGGTCTGGTGCTCGGCCTGCAGCTCTTCTACGTGCTGACCAAGTTCAGCTCCGAGAGCCTGCTGGGACAGGCGGTCGCGCTGTCGATCATACTGGAAATCGGTCCGGTCTTCACCGCCATCATGATCGTGGGACAAGCGGGCAGCGCTCTGTCGGCCGAGATCGGCATCCAGCGCAACGCCGAGCAGATCGACGCCTTGAAGACCATGCAGATCGATCCGATCGGCTTTCTGGTCTCGCCTCGACTCTGGGCGGCCATGATCTGCTTTCCCATTCTTACCTGCTTTTTCGACATCGTCGGCATCTTCGGCGGCCACCTGACTGGCGTGGAGCTGCTGGGCGTCGACCAAGGCGCCTACTGGAATCGGATCTACGAGGCGGTCAGCTTGAAGAACATCGGCGACGGCTTCCTCAAAGCGGTGGTCTTCGGCGTCGTGACGACTCTGATCTGCTCCTTCCAAGGCTACTTCACCCACCTCAAGGCCAGCATTCCCGGCGCCCGAGGGGTTTCTCAAACAACCACCCGCGCCGTGGTGTACTCCAGCATCGCCATCCTGATGTTCGACTACCTGATAACCTCCTTTCAGATGACCCGATGA
- a CDS encoding ATP-binding cassette domain-containing protein, with the protein MSEGKTLQIRGLSKAFGEQVVLDAIDMDLDLGSHTTVIGKSGIGKSVLLKCVSGLLVPDAGSVTIDGQGSTPPCSYMFQQNALFDSMTVEENVALPLRETGKAKRSEIAERVHSLLEQTDIASSAKKYPGEISGGMKKRVALARALITNPKIILFDEPTTGLDPQRKYAVFDMIREYRKRFDFTVLMVSHDVPEVFEITDKVAWLDSGKIRFWGSPEELESDPPEGLKPFLNPQLTLA; encoded by the coding sequence ATGAGCGAAGGTAAAACCCTGCAGATACGTGGACTGAGCAAGGCCTTTGGCGAGCAGGTGGTGCTCGACGCCATCGACATGGACCTTGACCTAGGCTCGCACACCACGGTGATCGGCAAGAGCGGCATCGGAAAGTCGGTCCTGCTCAAATGCGTGTCGGGACTGCTGGTGCCGGACGCGGGAAGCGTCACCATCGATGGCCAAGGCTCGACTCCGCCGTGCAGCTACATGTTTCAGCAAAACGCCCTTTTCGATTCCATGACGGTTGAGGAAAACGTCGCTCTACCGCTTCGCGAAACTGGAAAGGCCAAGCGGAGCGAGATCGCCGAGCGCGTGCATTCGCTGCTCGAGCAGACGGATATCGCCTCATCCGCCAAAAAGTACCCTGGGGAAATCTCCGGCGGCATGAAAAAACGCGTCGCCCTGGCCCGAGCCCTAATAACCAACCCGAAAATCATTCTCTTCGACGAGCCGACCACCGGTCTCGACCCCCAGCGCAAGTACGCAGTTTTCGACATGATCCGGGAATACCGCAAGCGCTTCGACTTCACGGTGCTCATGGTCAGCCACGACGTGCCTGAAGTGTTCGAGATCACCGACAAGGTCGCCTGGCTCGACAGCGGCAAGATCCGCTTCTGGGGCAGCCCCGAGGAGCTGGAATCCGATCCGCCCGAAGGCTTGAAACCGTTTCTCAATCCGCAACTCACTCTCGCCTAA
- the mlaD gene encoding outer membrane lipid asymmetry maintenance protein MlaD, whose translation MNSKKVDFSVGLFVLIGLLAIVYMAVQIGGSRFLGSDLKSVTAIFTNVGGLSSGSNIMIAGVKIGTVGPITLNQESLKAEVELRINDDIELFDDATASIKTNGLIGDKYVSIYPGTPDLGLELSGPIVDTEPAIDIEGLISRFAFGDVTKEEGK comes from the coding sequence ATGAACAGCAAGAAAGTCGATTTCTCTGTCGGTCTCTTCGTCCTCATCGGACTGCTCGCCATCGTGTACATGGCCGTTCAAATCGGCGGCAGCCGTTTCCTGGGCAGCGATCTGAAATCCGTCACCGCGATCTTCACCAACGTCGGCGGACTCAGTTCAGGCAGCAATATCATGATCGCAGGAGTGAAGATCGGCACCGTGGGCCCGATCACTCTCAATCAGGAGTCGCTCAAGGCGGAAGTCGAGCTGCGCATCAACGACGACATCGAATTGTTCGACGACGCCACCGCTTCCATAAAAACCAACGGCCTCATCGGCGACAAGTACGTCTCCATCTATCCGGGCACGCCCGACTTGGGCCTCGAGCTGTCGGGACCGATCGTGGACACCGAACCCGCGATCGACATCGAAGGGCTGATCAGTCGATTCGCGTTCGGCGACGTGACCAAGGAAGAAGGAAAGTAA
- a CDS encoding ABC transporter substrate-binding protein, which produces MKVRIAFAFLTTLFFALAPAQLQAAEETPEALLKKTVDQVVDILHEGDASSIEDKRARILDLLQSRFSFDIIIRRALGRNWNEFNEEQQNRVTQLISDLLIRSYTRELKNGPKPNITFVGTDDLSDNKIEIKSTVTFRDNLVAVNYRLANIRNRGWQVYDVLIEGVSMVSNYRKQFDEHFQTKSASDLLKLLQSKLDSFDT; this is translated from the coding sequence ATGAAGGTCCGTATCGCATTCGCATTTCTGACTACCTTATTTTTCGCATTGGCTCCCGCGCAGCTTCAGGCCGCCGAGGAAACGCCGGAGGCATTGCTGAAGAAAACGGTCGACCAGGTGGTCGACATCCTGCACGAAGGCGACGCCTCCAGCATCGAGGACAAGCGAGCTCGGATTCTTGACCTGCTGCAGTCGCGCTTCTCCTTCGACATCATCATTCGTCGCGCTCTTGGGAGAAACTGGAACGAGTTCAACGAGGAACAGCAAAACCGCGTCACGCAGCTGATATCCGATTTGCTGATACGCTCCTATACGAGAGAGCTGAAGAACGGCCCCAAGCCGAACATCACCTTCGTCGGCACCGACGATCTTTCCGACAACAAGATCGAAATCAAGTCGACGGTGACCTTTCGCGACAATCTGGTGGCGGTGAACTACCGACTGGCAAATATTCGCAATCGCGGATGGCAGGTATACGATGTACTTATCGAAGGCGTCAGCATGGTCAGCAACTATCGCAAGCAGTTCGACGAGCACTTTCAGACCAAGTCCGCCTCCGATCTTCTCAAATTGCTGCAAAGCAAGCTCGATAGCTTCGACACCTAG
- a CDS encoding VacJ family lipoprotein, with protein sequence MKASTLSLFAATLIGLPASLVGQDDGLDIDELFQDDFEAERQVSINDPLEPVNRAIFKFNDGLYNKVVRPFSKAYARVMPDPVEKGITNVFENLEFPSRFTSNLLQGRVGNAAKETGKFLVNTTAGIGGIIRVSDEIDGLDIPDEDIGQAFASWGVGHGFYLVLPFMGPSSARDLVGDFADGAVEPIPTPWSQVDDSTDRLILRSIDIVNDLPRLMDVYDSMQRSAIDPYASVRDGYAQRRARQASE encoded by the coding sequence ATGAAGGCATCCACACTCTCTCTTTTCGCAGCCACGCTTATCGGCCTACCCGCTTCCCTCGTCGGACAGGACGACGGACTCGATATCGACGAGCTTTTCCAAGACGACTTCGAGGCCGAACGGCAGGTATCGATCAACGACCCGCTCGAGCCGGTCAACCGTGCGATCTTCAAGTTCAACGACGGCCTGTACAACAAGGTCGTGCGCCCCTTTTCCAAGGCCTACGCCCGTGTGATGCCAGACCCGGTGGAAAAAGGCATCACCAACGTCTTCGAAAATCTGGAGTTCCCATCCCGCTTCACCAGCAACCTGCTCCAAGGACGCGTCGGCAACGCCGCCAAGGAAACGGGTAAGTTCCTGGTGAATACGACTGCCGGCATCGGCGGCATCATACGCGTCTCGGACGAAATCGACGGGTTGGACATTCCCGATGAGGACATCGGCCAGGCCTTCGCGTCCTGGGGCGTTGGCCACGGCTTCTACCTGGTGCTTCCCTTCATGGGACCGAGCAGCGCCCGGGATCTGGTCGGAGATTTCGCAGACGGAGCGGTGGAGCCGATTCCAACGCCGTGGTCGCAGGTGGACGATTCCACGGACCGCCTTATCCTTCGCTCCATCGATATCGTCAACGATCTCCCTCGCTTGATGGACGTTTACGATTCGATGCAGCGCTCCGCGATCGACCCGTACGCGTCGGTGCGCGATGGATACGCCCAGCGCAGAGCCAGGCAAGCGAGCGAATAG
- a CDS encoding phospho-sugar mutase, with translation MIQELIAKVASLEENGGLLPAAAKNIKTWLEGGFLSETSLASLSELLDAGNADELNNRFYREIAFGTGGMRGRTIGMTPSSLEKGDMDASGKPAHPGVGSNMLNEYTVVRATLGLFAYAKAYHDKEGIVEAPSFVIAHDVRHFSRFFCELAASVWTKKGGKAYIFDGPRSTPQLSFSVRHLGATCGVVITASHNPPHDNGFKAYFSDGGQVVPPNDSGIIEQVNATPFAGLQDYIGVDLDGVTVLGSDLDDAYADCVANCVVDPSVFEKADLKVVFTPIHGTGAVATVPALKKLGLDPLIVKEQLEFDSNFPTVKSPNPENSEALQMAIDLAEKNGYDLLMATDPDADRMGIAVKGPKGKMALVTGNQIGSMMAEYRISKLKEMGWIPQEGGQNCALVKTFVTSPLQDTIAKNHGIKVVNTLTGFKWIGEKLGIYQAEACSKHKAETGEELDYDKLSLEERAKLLQKYSTYYVFGGEESYGYLPNDTVRDKDANAACALICEITASLKARGKSVLEFLDEIYLKNGYFLEGLGQLVYEGAAGASKIARILETYRANPPKRFLGSDVAKFTDFGVEDVIDPDGKEVPKQDLYFVELENGYRYAVRGSGTEPKIKFYLFGREEVSDAGALEATKSKTKETLEKLKEAILADARERAES, from the coding sequence ATGATTCAGGAACTTATCGCGAAAGTGGCTTCATTGGAAGAGAATGGCGGGCTCCTTCCCGCCGCAGCGAAAAACATCAAGACCTGGCTGGAGGGCGGGTTTTTGTCAGAAACGTCGCTGGCCAGCTTAAGCGAGCTGCTCGATGCCGGCAATGCGGACGAGCTAAATAATCGATTTTATCGCGAAATCGCTTTTGGCACGGGAGGCATGAGAGGCCGTACCATTGGCATGACGCCCTCGTCTTTGGAGAAGGGCGATATGGATGCCAGCGGCAAGCCGGCTCATCCTGGTGTGGGGTCCAACATGCTTAACGAATACACCGTGGTGCGCGCCACTTTGGGCTTGTTCGCTTACGCCAAGGCCTACCACGACAAGGAGGGCATCGTGGAGGCGCCGAGCTTTGTCATCGCCCATGACGTGCGGCACTTCTCCCGTTTCTTCTGCGAGCTCGCCGCCTCGGTCTGGACCAAGAAGGGAGGCAAGGCCTACATCTTCGACGGGCCGCGCTCCACGCCTCAGCTCAGCTTTTCGGTTCGCCACCTCGGAGCGACTTGCGGTGTAGTGATCACCGCCAGCCACAACCCTCCTCACGACAACGGGTTCAAGGCGTACTTTTCCGACGGCGGCCAGGTGGTGCCTCCCAACGATTCGGGCATCATCGAGCAGGTGAATGCCACGCCCTTCGCGGGACTGCAGGACTACATCGGCGTCGATCTCGATGGCGTGACGGTGCTCGGAAGCGACCTGGATGACGCCTACGCGGACTGCGTCGCCAATTGCGTGGTCGATCCGTCCGTCTTCGAAAAGGCCGATTTGAAGGTGGTGTTCACCCCCATCCACGGCACCGGAGCGGTGGCTACGGTACCTGCGTTGAAGAAGCTTGGACTGGATCCCTTGATCGTGAAGGAGCAGCTGGAGTTCGACTCCAATTTCCCCACGGTGAAGTCGCCGAATCCGGAGAATTCCGAAGCCTTGCAGATGGCGATCGATCTGGCCGAGAAAAACGGATACGACCTGCTCATGGCTACCGACCCGGATGCGGATCGCATGGGCATCGCTGTCAAAGGACCGAAGGGCAAGATGGCGCTGGTGACCGGAAACCAGATCGGCTCCATGATGGCGGAGTATCGCATTTCAAAGCTTAAGGAAATGGGCTGGATCCCTCAGGAGGGCGGACAGAACTGCGCCTTGGTGAAAACGTTCGTGACCTCGCCGCTGCAGGACACCATCGCGAAAAATCACGGTATCAAGGTCGTGAATACGCTCACAGGCTTCAAGTGGATCGGCGAAAAGCTGGGCATCTACCAGGCCGAGGCCTGTTCCAAGCATAAGGCGGAAACGGGCGAGGAGCTGGACTACGACAAGCTTTCGCTCGAGGAGCGGGCAAAGCTGCTGCAGAAGTACAGCACCTACTACGTATTTGGCGGCGAAGAGAGCTATGGCTACCTGCCGAACGATACGGTGCGCGACAAGGACGCCAACGCGGCCTGCGCACTGATTTGCGAAATCACTGCCAGCCTGAAGGCGCGTGGAAAGTCCGTTCTGGAGTTTCTGGATGAGATATATCTGAAAAATGGATACTTCCTCGAAGGACTCGGTCAGCTGGTCTACGAGGGCGCGGCTGGCGCTTCGAAGATCGCGCGCATCCTAGAGACCTACCGGGCCAACCCGCCAAAGCGTTTCCTCGGCAGCGACGTGGCGAAGTTCACCGATTTCGGCGTGGAGGACGTGATCGATCCGGATGGCAAGGAGGTGCCTAAGCAGGATCTCTACTTCGTGGAATTGGAAAATGGATACCGATACGCGGTTCGTGGCAGCGGTACGGAACCCAAGATCAAGTTCTACCTCTTTGGACGTGAGGAGGTTTCGGACGCGGGAGCTTTGGAAGCTACCAAAAGCAAGACCAAGGAGACCTTGGAAAAGCTCAAGGAAGCGATTCTCGCCGACGCTCGCGAACGGGCCGAAAGCTAG
- a CDS encoding putative manganese-dependent inorganic diphosphatase, whose product MPSDSTHEITYVIGHKNPDADSICSAIAYANLKSLQGQRGFIPARCGNTNARIDTILSKFNQPTPLFVGDVSPRVKDIMVKKVVKTRQNATLSEALQLIDEHDVRVLPVVTEDNILKGFVSIFQMGDYFIPKFREPRSMRHVYTSINDVAKALQADVKYTREPDSLEDMYVKIGAMDIRSFGKFNGSDAIQASQTIIIVGDRWDIQQRSIQIGVRLLVVTGGLGIDNEVLEQAKNAGVSLIVSPYDSATTAWAIRTASKIERLIETNYTSYSASDRLSRVSRRIASSNAQAFMVTDDEGHLTGIFTKTDVLKPIKTNLVLVDHNEMGQAVPGASEVNIKEVIDHHRLGSMNTQQPILFINEPVGSTCTIVADLFRRNDLEPSPDIAGIMMSGIITDTLNLNGPTSTDKDSEILSWLESIAGIKADDLATEVFSSGSVILSLSPDQAVVADQKFYEENGVRYSVSQIEELGFQNFWKNSDELSLALENFVKKEGVSFACMLVTDINRQNSLLLVKGDPEFIDRIPYPPVEIGVIYDLQGVVSRKKQLIPFISSALKGSLTSRETA is encoded by the coding sequence ATGCCTTCCGACTCGACCCACGAAATCACCTACGTGATCGGCCATAAGAATCCAGACGCCGATTCGATTTGCTCCGCTATCGCCTACGCCAATCTGAAATCACTGCAGGGACAACGTGGCTTCATCCCCGCTCGCTGCGGCAATACCAACGCCCGCATCGACACCATTCTCTCCAAGTTCAACCAGCCTACGCCGCTGTTCGTGGGCGACGTATCGCCAAGGGTGAAGGATATCATGGTGAAGAAGGTGGTGAAAACGCGCCAGAACGCCACCTTGTCCGAAGCTCTCCAGCTCATCGACGAGCACGACGTGCGCGTGCTGCCGGTGGTGACCGAGGACAACATTCTCAAAGGGTTCGTCTCCATCTTCCAGATGGGCGACTACTTCATCCCGAAGTTTCGCGAACCTCGCTCCATGCGCCATGTGTACACCAGCATCAACGACGTGGCCAAGGCCTTGCAGGCCGACGTGAAGTACACGCGGGAACCGGACTCGCTGGAAGACATGTACGTCAAGATCGGCGCCATGGATATTCGCTCCTTCGGCAAGTTCAACGGCTCCGACGCCATCCAAGCCAGCCAGACGATCATCATCGTGGGCGATCGCTGGGACATCCAGCAGCGCTCCATCCAGATCGGCGTTCGGCTGTTGGTCGTCACGGGCGGTCTCGGCATCGACAACGAGGTGCTGGAGCAGGCCAAAAACGCCGGCGTCTCGCTCATCGTCAGTCCCTACGATTCCGCCACCACCGCCTGGGCCATCCGCACCGCATCGAAAATCGAGCGCCTGATCGAGACCAACTACACCTCGTATTCGGCATCGGATCGGCTTTCGCGGGTCAGCCGACGCATCGCTAGCTCCAACGCTCAGGCCTTTATGGTCACTGACGACGAAGGACACCTAACCGGCATTTTCACCAAGACCGACGTGCTCAAGCCCATCAAGACGAACCTGGTGCTTGTCGACCACAACGAGATGGGACAGGCCGTGCCCGGAGCCTCGGAAGTCAATATCAAGGAGGTCATCGACCACCATCGCCTCGGCTCCATGAACACTCAGCAGCCGATTCTCTTCATCAACGAACCAGTGGGCTCCACCTGCACCATCGTGGCGGATCTCTTTCGTCGCAACGATCTCGAGCCCTCGCCCGACATCGCCGGCATCATGATGAGCGGCATCATCACCGATACGCTCAACCTGAATGGCCCGACCTCCACCGACAAGGACTCCGAGATCCTGAGCTGGCTCGAGTCCATCGCCGGCATCAAGGCCGACGACCTCGCTACGGAGGTTTTCAGCAGCGGATCAGTCATCCTCTCCCTCAGCCCAGATCAAGCCGTCGTGGCCGACCAGAAGTTCTACGAGGAAAACGGAGTCCGCTACTCCGTGTCGCAAATCGAGGAACTCGGCTTCCAGAACTTTTGGAAAAACTCCGACGAGCTCTCCCTGGCCTTGGAGAATTTCGTGAAGAAGGAGGGGGTCAGTTTCGCCTGCATGCTAGTGACCGATATCAACCGCCAGAACTCCTTGCTACTGGTGAAAGGCGACCCGGAGTTCATTGATCGAATCCCCTATCCGCCGGTCGAAATCGGCGTCATCTACGACCTGCAGGGCGTGGTCAGCCGCAAGAAGCAGCTCATCCCATTCATCTCCAGCGCCTTGAAAGGCTCCCTGACCAGCCGCGAAACGGCTTAG
- a CDS encoding chemotaxis protein CheX — protein MSLPDIPDEELDQMISQSLESVFKTMLGFGLEYRSSKDFSGVKAPVPDLGGEEMSMVYVGSVGFVGKVHGVVYLYMKSKFVERSAAKITGLDKDGLDYEITSDVCGELTNVFAGSFKNGLADRGYSSVLTIPTVLSGDELYISTMGVVKHHRLNFFADGDEVVADLVLADPKD, from the coding sequence ATGAGCCTACCCGATATCCCGGACGAAGAACTAGACCAGATGATCTCTCAATCCCTTGAGAGCGTTTTCAAGACGATGCTGGGCTTCGGCCTTGAGTATCGAAGCAGCAAGGATTTCTCGGGAGTGAAAGCGCCCGTACCTGATCTCGGCGGCGAGGAGATGAGCATGGTGTACGTGGGCTCGGTCGGCTTCGTGGGAAAGGTTCACGGTGTGGTCTATCTCTACATGAAGTCGAAATTCGTGGAGCGATCCGCGGCTAAGATCACCGGTCTGGATAAGGACGGTCTGGACTACGAAATCACCTCGGACGTCTGCGGCGAGTTGACCAACGTGTTTGCGGGATCGTTCAAGAACGGCCTCGCGGACCGCGGTTATTCCTCGGTCCTCACTATCCCAACGGTCCTGAGCGGCGACGAGCTGTACATCTCCACCATGGGCGTGGTGAAGCACCATCGTCTCAACTTCTTCGCGGACGGCGACGAGGTGGTGGCGGACCTCGTTCTGGCCGACCCTAAGGACTGA
- a CDS encoding putative 4-mercaptohistidine N1-methyltransferase: MPAATESFYETDKAISEYLFFHYGRAEDFLFEGLGPAEALDFAKRCAELALRHPLEKGRALDLGCAVGRSACELSALFEQTIGIDYSHGLIDAANRLLESKRVEISIADEGELTKAIEIEIPPNARPERVSFRQGDAMDLPGEIGVFDFVLMANLIDRLPDPRRCLSRIGSFLSAGGILAITSPYTWLEEYTPKKNWLGGYAVNDVPVRSFQTLQQILKAQFDLIETANLPFLIREHARKNQYSIAHASLWRKR; this comes from the coding sequence ATGCCTGCTGCCACAGAAAGCTTCTACGAAACCGACAAGGCCATTTCCGAATACCTGTTCTTCCACTATGGACGTGCCGAGGACTTTCTTTTCGAAGGCCTCGGTCCGGCAGAGGCGCTGGATTTCGCGAAACGCTGCGCGGAGCTCGCCTTGCGCCACCCCCTGGAGAAGGGACGCGCCCTCGATCTCGGCTGCGCCGTCGGACGCAGCGCCTGCGAGCTGTCGGCCCTCTTCGAGCAAACCATCGGCATCGACTACTCCCACGGCCTGATCGATGCCGCCAATCGCTTGCTGGAAAGCAAACGGGTCGAAATCAGCATCGCGGACGAAGGAGAGCTCACCAAGGCGATCGAAATCGAGATTCCACCAAACGCCCGTCCGGAAAGAGTCTCCTTCCGCCAAGGAGACGCCATGGATCTGCCCGGAGAGATCGGCGTTTTCGATTTCGTGCTTATGGCGAATCTGATCGACAGGCTGCCGGATCCTAGGCGATGCCTCAGCCGGATAGGCTCCTTCTTGAGCGCCGGGGGCATCCTGGCCATCACCTCGCCTTACACCTGGCTTGAAGAGTACACCCCAAAGAAAAACTGGCTGGGCGGCTATGCCGTAAATGACGTTCCCGTTCGCTCCTTTCAAACCTTGCAGCAGATTCTGAAAGCGCAGTTCGATCTGATCGAGACGGCGAATCTGCCTTTCCTCATTCGAGAGCATGCTCGAAAAAACCAATACAGCATCGCCCACGCCTCCCTCTGGCGAAAACGCTAG
- a CDS encoding transporter substrate-binding domain-containing protein: MISLRRILGLLATLLCALVLASCAETEPDNTLVVGMELSYPPFEMSDENNQPTGVSVDLAKALGEHLDRPIRIENIVFTGLIPALKTGKIDLIISSMTATEERDQSIDFSDPYLKTGLCLLVAKDSPIHSIEDADREGLSIAVKQGTTGHLYAMNEIAQARVLTLEKESSAALEVAQGKADAFIYDQMSIYRNWTRHADTTRALLDPFQSESWVIGIQEGDSELQAQVNDFLRTFRENSGFEALGNKYLSEQKKAFQELGYPFFF, translated from the coding sequence ATGATCTCACTACGCCGCATTCTCGGTCTTCTCGCCACCCTCCTATGCGCGCTCGTTCTCGCGAGCTGCGCCGAAACGGAGCCCGACAACACATTGGTCGTCGGCATGGAGCTTTCCTATCCGCCTTTCGAAATGTCGGACGAAAACAACCAGCCGACAGGCGTGAGCGTGGATTTGGCCAAAGCGCTCGGGGAACATCTCGACCGACCGATCCGCATCGAAAACATCGTATTCACCGGACTGATCCCTGCACTGAAGACCGGCAAGATCGATTTGATTATCTCCTCCATGACCGCTACCGAGGAGCGAGACCAGTCAATCGATTTTTCGGACCCCTACCTGAAGACCGGACTCTGCCTCCTCGTCGCTAAAGACTCCCCCATCCACTCCATCGAAGACGCCGACCGAGAAGGCCTTTCCATCGCGGTGAAACAAGGCACGACCGGGCACCTCTACGCGATGAACGAAATCGCTCAGGCCAGGGTGCTCACCTTGGAAAAGGAATCCTCCGCCGCCCTAGAGGTAGCCCAAGGCAAAGCGGACGCCTTCATCTACGATCAGATGTCGATCTATCGAAACTGGACCCGCCATGCAGATACGACTCGAGCCCTTCTCGATCCCTTCCAATCCGAGTCTTGGGTCATCGGCATCCAGGAGGGCGATTCCGAACTGCAGGCTCAAGTGAACGATTTTCTCCGAACGTTCCGCGAAAACAGCGGCTTCGAGGCCTTGGGAAACAAATACCTATCTGAGCAAAAGAAGGCTTTCCAGGAGCTAGGGTACCCCTTTTTCTTCTAG